Within Candidatus Poribacteria bacterium, the genomic segment AGCAAATTGAGGCGGATTTCCTCGAACTTCTCGGTTTGAAACCATCCGATACGCACACGTCAACACAGTGTGTAGAACCGGAGTTCATCTCGGATTTGGCGTATCAGATTACGGCGGCATACACAGTGCTTGCGAACTTTGCAGACGATATGCGACACCTCTATCGGACTGAAATCGCTGAGGTCGGCAGGAAGTATAATCCACAGTTGGTCGGTTCATCAACGATGCCCCATAAAGTGAATCCAGAGGCATATGAGAACATCAAAAGTTTGTGGAAGGCGTTCGTGCCGCGTATGCAGACCGTCTTTATGGATAGTATCCTCGAACATCAACGCGACCTGACGAATTCGGCATCAAGCCGTTTTGTGACGGAACTGTTCACGGCGTTCGATTACTCAATCTATCGGCTTCGGCGTGCGTTGGAGGAGATGGATGTCAAAGCGGATAACATGCAACGCAATCTCGCGCTGAGTGCGGAGGATACGATCGCGGAGCCTATCTATCTGCTGATGGCGTATTACGGGTTCCCCGACGCATACGACCATACCCGGAAGTTGATCGGACAGGTGCATGAGACTGGAAAGAGTTTGACGATGTTGTTGTGGGAAGATGAGACGTTTCGTCCATTTCTTGATAAGTTGACGGAACCGCAGCGTGAAGCATTGCGAGATCCGACGAATTATATCGGTGCTTCGGTGCGGCGCACGCATGCAACATGTGACGAATGGGAAAAACGGATTTTGAATTTACCTTGCGGAGGAACAGCGTAAACTTGAACTCTGACGGGCGTTTCTTACATCCGCACTCCACTTCGTTCCGTGCTACGGTTTTTGAAACTTTTTAGATAGGATGCACACAACATCATGACGCTTATGGTGTTGTTAGGAAACCGCACCTACCATGGCAAGGAAATTCTCTCCTCGCCAGCGGCACGGAGGGTTGTTTCGCTAAGCAACTGTCTACATATTTTTTGACTTTACTATAATCAAAGACCTGCCCGTAAGCGTAGCGGAGGGCAGCTCAGAAACCCAATAGTTAAAAAGTGTTTGATATTACCTATTTAGGACGGCGGTGCTTCCGTTTCATCAGACGTTACCCGCGCACATGGACAATAATTGGCTTCCTGCTGATTTTGAGTATCGGTATTTGGTTAGGACAGACGGTTCAGTTCAGCAAAATAACCGATTACTTCCGTTCCTTTACGGAGCGTGAACGGACGGATGCAACAAAATCGGTTGCGCAGGGGATTGAACACCGACAGATACAAGAAAAGGGTGTGCTAACGAACATCCTCGCGGTATCTCCGGATGCTGTGGACATCCGTCCATACCGAGCATTGAGTGCGGGAATCGGGACTGAAACGTTGGTGTCGCTGGCGCGACGACACAAGGCACTCGCTGCGATCAATGGTGGTTTTTTTGAGATGGTGGGGACGTTTCGTGGCGAGTCGGTCGGTGCATTGAAGATTGACGGTGAGTGGGTAAGCGAACCGGAACAGGGTAGAGCAGTAATTGGACTCCGAACGGTTGACGGGAAAATCGAAGCTTACATCGACAGGATCGCGCTCCGACAGGAGCTTGTTCTATCGAGTGAAAAGACATTGCCAATTAACGGTATGAATCGGAACCGTGGCGAAAACGAATTGGTCATTTACCGCCCGCATTTTCATGCAGTGACCTTGACGATGCCCGATGGTGTAGAAACCGTTGTGAGAAACGGTAAGGTCGTTAGTATCCACGACGG encodes:
- a CDS encoding adenylosuccinate lyase, coding for MELYEAVSPLDFRYYGSDPAFMKRLLPYVSESGYVTYQAKVEAALVRTLANYGVCTSEIADEVEQAVDMVTAEEVYEEQSRIRHNIRSLVNVIRRNISPEARPYVHLFATSADILDTATALRFKALTENVIIPDLVALEQQLIALAREHAGTVQIGRTHGQHAEPTTFGYALALYVSRLGTRIEEIHRAGQNLRGQFSGAVGAFNGLALIHEHPEQIEADFLELLGLKPSDTHTSTQCVEPEFISDLAYQITAAYTVLANFADDMRHLYRTEIAEVGRKYNPQLVGSSTMPHKVNPEAYENIKSLWKAFVPRMQTVFMDSILEHQRDLTNSASSRFVTELFTAFDYSIYRLRRALEEMDVKADNMQRNLALSAEDTIAEPIYLLMAYYGFPDAYDHTRKLIGQVHETGKSLTMLLWEDETFRPFLDKLTEPQREALRDPTNYIGASVRRTHATCDEWEKRILNLPCGGTA
- a CDS encoding phosphodiester glycosidase family protein encodes the protein MFDITYLGRRCFRFIRRYPRTWTIIGFLLILSIGIWLGQTVQFSKITDYFRSFTERERTDATKSVAQGIEHRQIQEKGVLTNILAVSPDAVDIRPYRALSAGIGTETLVSLARRHKALAAINGGFFEMVGTFRGESVGALKIDGEWVSEPEQGRAVIGLRTVDGKIEAYIDRIALRQELVLSSEKTLPINGMNRNRGENELVIYRPHFHAVTLTMPDGVETVVRNGKVVSIHDGQGSSRIPTDGYVLSASGKKCGELLSHIAEGDTVQIRETIIPERVGDSELWASFAHIVGGGPLLLQDGIALSTKSYAQEGFDKAFHSFWHPRTAVGKKADGTLLFVTITATEAGVRRGVMLPRLAELFLEWGATDALNLDGGNSSMLVIRDEVVSVKQKDAVPDKREGVKAPAEKKAQLEKNTKTARGNRRIRPMPKQQGRAISDAILIFSRF